In Melopsittacus undulatus isolate bMelUnd1 chromosome 6, bMelUnd1.mat.Z, whole genome shotgun sequence, the following proteins share a genomic window:
- the RBMX gene encoding RNA-binding motif protein, X chromosome isoform X3 yields MKRGPPPRSGGPPPKRSAPSGPVRSSSMGGRAPVSRGRDSYGGPPRREPMPSRRDVYMSPRDDGYSTKDGYSSRDYPSSRDTRDYAPPPRDYAYRDYGHSSSRDEYPSRGYSDRDGYGGGRDRDYSDHPSGGSYRDSYDSYG; encoded by the exons ATGAAGAGAGGTCCACCTCCACGAAGTGGAGGCCCTCCACCTAAAAGATCTGCACCTTCAGGACCAGTGCGTAGCAGTAGTATGGGAGGAAGAG CTCCTGTGTCACGTGGAAGAGACAGTTATGGTGGTCCTCCACGCAGAGAGCCGATGCCCTCACGAAGAGACGTTTACATGTCTCCAAGAGATGACGGCTACAGCACTAAGGATGG tTACTCAAGCAGAGATTATCCCAGCTCCAGGGATACGCGGGACTATGCACCACCTCCTCGAGACTACGCGTACCGTGATTACGGTCACTCCAGTTCACGAGATGAATACCCCTCTAGGGGATATAG TGATCGTGATGGATACGGTGGTGGGCGTGACAGAGACTACTCTGATCATCCAAGTGGAGGCTCCTACAGAGATTCATATGACAGTTATG GGTGA
- the RBMX gene encoding RNA-binding motif protein, X chromosome isoform X2 has protein sequence MKRGPPPRSGGPPPKRSAPSGPVRSSSMGGRAPVSRGRDSYGGPPRREPMPSRRDVYMSPRDDGYSTKDGYSSRDYPSSRDTRDYAPPPRDYAYRDYGHSSSRDEYPSRGYSDRDGYGGGRDRDYSDHPSGGSYRDSYDSYGNSRSAPPARGPPPSYGGSSRYDDYGSTRDGYGSRESYSSSRSDVYSSGRDRVGRQDRGLPPSMERGYPPPRDSYSSSSRGAPRGGGRGGSRSDRGGGRSRY, from the exons ATGAAGAGAGGTCCACCTCCACGAAGTGGAGGCCCTCCACCTAAAAGATCTGCACCTTCAGGACCAGTGCGTAGCAGTAGTATGGGAGGAAGAG CTCCTGTGTCACGTGGAAGAGACAGTTATGGTGGTCCTCCACGCAGAGAGCCGATGCCCTCACGAAGAGACGTTTACATGTCTCCAAGAGATGACGGCTACAGCACTAAGGATGG tTACTCAAGCAGAGATTATCCCAGCTCCAGGGATACGCGGGACTATGCACCACCTCCTCGAGACTACGCGTACCGTGATTACGGTCACTCCAGTTCACGAGATGAATACCCCTCTAGGGGATATAG TGATCGTGATGGATACGGTGGTGGGCGTGACAGAGACTACTCTGATCATCCAAGTGGAGGCTCCTACAGAGATTCATATGACAGTTATG GTAACTCACGTAGTGCTCCACCTGCACGAGGGCCCCCGCCATCTTATGGTGGAAGCAGTCGCTATGATGATTACGGCAGCACACGAGATGGATATGGAAGCCGAGAAAGTTACTCAAGCAGCAGAAGTGATGTCTACTCAAGTGGCCGTGATCGTGTTGGAAGACAAGACAGGGGTCTTCCCCCATCCATGGAAAGGGGCTATCCACCTCCTCGTGATTCTTACAGTAGTTCAAGCCGCGGAGCACCCAGAGGTGGTGGCCGTGGTGGAAGCAGATCCGATAGAGGTGGAGGCAGGAGCAGATACTAA
- the RBMX gene encoding RNA-binding motif protein, X chromosome isoform X1 — protein MKRGPPPRSGGPPPKRSAPSGPVRSSSMGGRAPVSRGRDSYGGPPRREPMPSRRDVYMSPRDDGYSTKDGYSSRDYPSSRDTRDYAPPPRDYAYRDYGHSSSRDEYPSRGYSLSSYSDRDGYGGGRDRDYSDHPSGGSYRDSYDSYGNSRSAPPARGPPPSYGGSSRYDDYGSTRDGYGSRESYSSSRSDVYSSGRDRVGRQDRGLPPSMERGYPPPRDSYSSSSRGAPRGGGRGGSRSDRGGGRSRY, from the exons ATGAAGAGAGGTCCACCTCCACGAAGTGGAGGCCCTCCACCTAAAAGATCTGCACCTTCAGGACCAGTGCGTAGCAGTAGTATGGGAGGAAGAG CTCCTGTGTCACGTGGAAGAGACAGTTATGGTGGTCCTCCACGCAGAGAGCCGATGCCCTCACGAAGAGACGTTTACATGTCTCCAAGAGATGACGGCTACAGCACTAAGGATGG tTACTCAAGCAGAGATTATCCCAGCTCCAGGGATACGCGGGACTATGCACCACCTCCTCGAGACTACGCGTACCGTGATTACGGTCACTCCAGTTCACGAGATGAATACCCCTCTAGGGGATATAG TCTTTCCTCCTATAGTGATCGTGATGGATACGGTGGTGGGCGTGACAGAGACTACTCTGATCATCCAAGTGGAGGCTCCTACAGAGATTCATATGACAGTTATG GTAACTCACGTAGTGCTCCACCTGCACGAGGGCCCCCGCCATCTTATGGTGGAAGCAGTCGCTATGATGATTACGGCAGCACACGAGATGGATATGGAAGCCGAGAAAGTTACTCAAGCAGCAGAAGTGATGTCTACTCAAGTGGCCGTGATCGTGTTGGAAGACAAGACAGGGGTCTTCCCCCATCCATGGAAAGGGGCTATCCACCTCCTCGTGATTCTTACAGTAGTTCAAGCCGCGGAGCACCCAGAGGTGGTGGCCGTGGTGGAAGCAGATCCGATAGAGGTGGAGGCAGGAGCAGATACTAA